The Nitrospira tepida genome includes a window with the following:
- a CDS encoding tetratricopeptide repeat protein, giving the protein MRGDRRSPARADKKAPARAHKRSQGTGAAHSKKSALLEEAITHMNAGRYGRSSSVLKELLALDPANPEAKRLFATLQLRLGSLVTARNAFQALTDEALERQDYWLAESLLREYLVAGPRCVPFVEKLGSVFELKGDVDAAIEEYAKAVEILVEDPDSEQPDLAAQLVNKITQLSPRNPVLLHLDSLLQRAKERPREAAPAEEDSGLPRFAPAMSGLDQPVTDVEFRIPPADAVSDPGRARLPWEEEAEDILVPQQPTAGQETEPAMPNRNVAEQHSQAAELDAPPVSHEIQIATTSPIPADQPTDQLAEHASSVARAEGDLPEWSALSRSDSAPSADHPADQSVTTVVHEEVPPAGDREAAGSFLDQSNVAFEQSVVQLESLSAPAGISEESLAFAEMGSGEGLDNEDPLPANKPDSAPTGGGLTATEESPSIEIPARSEDSESERSIATVPPPMPWEQVEESRPEATPVGTESRLVVEEVNENLITGILQQIDLREKLAGEPAGTTIQELPDHSHAPQPVLLLEPEPALDAPPPVSTGKSDDDAARLLSQVELSPRPDGAPEVSAAIMTPYEAPPSEPEKGVISSAAIGNPPEQPAETIPPVTQQSGLPDVELRLAVSREIGADPAFFAEAETSPLVETQEPRVKEEDPPDSSSLRPALEEPHAFESRSDPARPDEVSSAGDLVFPDIQESPSNNTGLPVQGAIIARESIGGFQIGSAPQAVPGSDEDPAGYSEPEVVEAANSLILDEEGTAASTDWGERSVGHSDRENSQPGVWEQRQSVEPSERPSEAPPIFEERALEPPVSPHRLAPPFDGGERCEEPQVAQSWHEPLSPRSEPGEPASSSASSETTAKVAAHCDEPLPAVSASVVDASKGSAATVELAMDSTASLKDSRVQIAEPRKPISTVGLNESAVRTASRPVTAMLSRLFFRIALFIRSCFATAHAVVVTLVSLTIFFVGCAILLVGGLGLVWLGLEEKPNSAFQDLMGARPQFTEDASRNGALFLLGFAAPESKDPIQAGLAIQNERADLIEANGCLTLDDPGVSQSDQVSASALAKWYREDIPSIPFRDKATMIKDWTRSGAVSLARYQKWLTLPFDDTGYGQAATPDCRLILDTHRLFVAEGFAQGLDQGVERIETDITMWRGLLRKAKTLGTKLLAVAAVTDDARVVSGLLTMPELDARYLPKLAKLVPPMDSVEQSLRWPMQHEFLLEKKRIDMALRTDRQPARPWYLAGVALMPLPDQRILNNYADYYEDLIKSVETARTMPTLPSSYVHVRTPAAGVLDYLMNPVNNIVEVSPGPAWEQPVGRIRETDALLRLTSLQVWIRKGAADGDVKTRVAKAGQNFYDPFTGYPMLINPANNRLYSVGANGKDDDADPQKDVSVRLPAVGASPSLNAGSAPTTSSR; this is encoded by the coding sequence GTGCGTGGCGATCGACGGTCCCCAGCTCGTGCCGACAAGAAGGCTCCGGCCCGCGCTCACAAGCGCAGTCAGGGGACTGGCGCTGCGCATTCGAAAAAATCCGCCCTGCTCGAAGAAGCCATCACACATATGAATGCCGGCCGGTATGGCCGGTCTTCATCCGTCCTCAAGGAATTGCTCGCGCTCGATCCAGCCAATCCGGAGGCCAAACGCCTCTTTGCCACGCTCCAACTTCGCTTGGGAAGTCTGGTGACCGCCAGAAATGCCTTTCAGGCGTTGACGGACGAAGCGCTGGAACGGCAGGACTATTGGCTGGCCGAGTCATTGCTTCGGGAATATTTGGTGGCTGGACCCCGTTGTGTGCCCTTCGTGGAGAAACTCGGTTCGGTCTTCGAGCTCAAAGGGGATGTGGATGCCGCCATTGAAGAGTACGCCAAGGCGGTCGAGATTTTGGTTGAGGATCCCGATTCAGAGCAGCCTGACCTTGCAGCGCAGTTGGTGAACAAAATCACCCAACTTTCTCCGCGGAATCCCGTTCTGCTTCACCTTGACTCCCTCCTGCAGCGTGCGAAAGAACGTCCGCGTGAAGCGGCCCCCGCAGAAGAAGACAGTGGTCTGCCACGCTTCGCTCCGGCCATGTCGGGTCTCGATCAACCGGTGACGGACGTCGAGTTTCGAATTCCACCCGCGGATGCGGTCTCCGATCCCGGGCGCGCTCGCTTGCCTTGGGAGGAGGAAGCTGAAGATATCCTGGTTCCTCAACAGCCGACGGCTGGTCAGGAGACCGAACCGGCAATGCCGAACCGGAATGTTGCGGAACAGCATTCGCAGGCGGCGGAGCTTGACGCGCCGCCGGTCTCGCATGAGATCCAGATTGCGACGACGAGTCCCATACCGGCGGACCAGCCCACCGATCAACTTGCAGAGCACGCCTCGTCAGTGGCGAGGGCGGAGGGGGATCTACCAGAGTGGTCCGCGCTTTCGAGATCGGATTCAGCTCCCTCCGCCGACCACCCGGCCGATCAGAGCGTGACGACCGTTGTCCACGAGGAGGTTCCTCCGGCTGGAGACAGGGAGGCTGCAGGAAGTTTCCTCGACCAATCGAACGTCGCGTTCGAGCAATCAGTGGTGCAACTTGAGAGTCTCTCAGCGCCGGCGGGAATCAGTGAAGAGTCTCTGGCCTTTGCCGAGATGGGGTCCGGGGAGGGACTGGATAACGAAGACCCTTTACCTGCCAACAAGCCAGATTCAGCTCCAACGGGCGGCGGGTTGACGGCCACGGAGGAATCCCCTTCGATTGAAATCCCCGCGCGTTCGGAGGACTCCGAATCGGAACGATCGATCGCAACCGTTCCCCCTCCCATGCCCTGGGAGCAAGTCGAAGAGAGTCGTCCGGAAGCTACGCCGGTGGGAACAGAGAGCCGGTTAGTTGTCGAGGAGGTCAACGAAAATCTCATCACCGGCATCCTGCAACAGATCGATTTGCGAGAGAAACTTGCGGGCGAACCGGCGGGGACCACGATCCAAGAGTTGCCTGACCATTCCCATGCGCCACAGCCTGTTCTGTTGCTGGAGCCTGAACCTGCCTTGGATGCTCCGCCACCGGTCTCGACGGGCAAGAGCGATGATGACGCGGCCCGTCTCCTGTCGCAGGTCGAATTGTCTCCGCGCCCTGATGGCGCGCCGGAGGTATCCGCGGCGATAATGACGCCGTACGAAGCGCCGCCATCTGAACCGGAGAAAGGCGTCATCTCCTCAGCCGCCATAGGCAATCCTCCCGAACAGCCGGCCGAGACGATACCACCCGTCACTCAACAGAGCGGATTACCCGATGTTGAACTGAGACTTGCGGTGTCACGGGAGATCGGTGCCGACCCTGCATTTTTCGCAGAGGCTGAAACCTCTCCTCTCGTTGAGACTCAAGAGCCGCGCGTGAAAGAGGAGGACCCTCCGGATTCATCGTCCTTGCGTCCTGCATTGGAAGAGCCTCACGCCTTTGAATCACGTTCAGACCCGGCACGGCCCGATGAGGTGAGCTCGGCAGGCGATCTCGTCTTTCCTGATATCCAAGAATCTCCTTCAAATAACACGGGGCTGCCAGTCCAAGGGGCGATCATCGCCCGCGAGTCCATCGGCGGATTCCAGATCGGATCGGCGCCTCAGGCGGTTCCCGGCTCGGATGAAGATCCTGCCGGATACTCGGAACCCGAGGTTGTAGAAGCGGCCAATTCCCTGATCTTGGACGAGGAGGGGACGGCAGCATCCACTGATTGGGGTGAGCGCTCTGTTGGACACTCCGACCGCGAGAACAGTCAGCCAGGTGTATGGGAACAGAGGCAATCGGTTGAGCCGAGTGAGCGGCCTTCGGAAGCTCCTCCCATTTTTGAAGAACGGGCTTTAGAGCCGCCGGTTTCTCCACATAGATTGGCCCCACCGTTCGACGGCGGAGAACGGTGCGAAGAACCTCAGGTCGCACAGTCCTGGCATGAACCGCTCAGTCCCCGATCGGAGCCGGGAGAACCCGCAAGTTCTTCTGCTTCGTCAGAAACCACCGCAAAAGTCGCAGCGCACTGCGATGAGCCGTTGCCGGCGGTTTCGGCTTCTGTCGTGGACGCATCCAAGGGCTCTGCTGCGACGGTTGAGCTTGCAATGGATTCGACGGCTAGCCTGAAGGACTCCCGCGTCCAGATCGCAGAACCACGGAAACCCATATCGACCGTGGGCCTCAACGAATCGGCCGTTCGAACGGCGTCTCGGCCTGTCACGGCGATGCTGTCCCGGCTCTTCTTTCGAATCGCGCTGTTCATCCGGTCTTGTTTTGCGACCGCCCATGCTGTCGTGGTGACCCTGGTCAGCCTGACGATCTTTTTCGTGGGATGCGCCATTCTTCTGGTCGGCGGACTGGGGCTTGTCTGGTTAGGCTTGGAAGAAAAGCCCAACTCGGCCTTTCAGGACTTGATGGGGGCGCGGCCTCAGTTCACCGAAGATGCGAGCCGCAACGGGGCGCTCTTTCTCTTGGGGTTTGCCGCGCCGGAATCCAAGGATCCAATCCAGGCTGGACTCGCCATCCAAAATGAGCGGGCTGATCTCATCGAGGCGAACGGTTGCCTGACCTTGGACGACCCGGGAGTCTCCCAGTCCGATCAAGTCTCCGCTTCCGCCCTGGCAAAGTGGTATCGCGAGGATATTCCGTCCATCCCGTTCCGTGACAAGGCGACAATGATCAAGGATTGGACCAGGAGCGGAGCCGTCTCGCTGGCGCGCTATCAGAAGTGGCTGACGCTTCCATTTGACGATACGGGCTATGGCCAGGCCGCGACTCCTGATTGTCGGCTGATTCTCGACACGCACCGGCTCTTTGTCGCGGAGGGTTTTGCCCAGGGCCTCGATCAGGGGGTTGAGCGAATCGAAACCGATATAACCATGTGGCGAGGCCTGCTGCGGAAGGCCAAGACATTGGGGACAAAATTGCTTGCCGTTGCGGCCGTCACCGACGATGCTCGCGTTGTTTCAGGGTTGTTGACGATGCCGGAACTGGATGCACGTTACCTGCCCAAGTTGGCGAAGCTCGTGCCGCCGATGGACAGTGTCGAACAGTCCTTGCGCTGGCCCATGCAGCACGAGTTTCTTCTCGAAAAGAAACGGATCGACATGGCTCTTCGGACCGACCGTCAGCCCGCCCGGCCTTGGTACCTGGCAGGGGTTGCGCTGATGCCACTTCCCGACCAACGTATCCTCAACAACTACGCCGACTACTATGAGGACCTGATCAAGTCCGTTGAAACGGCTCGGACGATGCCGACGTTGCCCAGTTCCTATGTACACGTCCGCACGCCGGCGGCCGGGGTGCTGGATTATCTCATGAACCCTGTCAACAACATCGTGGAGGTGTCTCCCGGACCTGCTTGGGAACAGCCGGTCGGTCGGATACGAGAAACCGATGCACTGCTGCGGCTGACCAGTCTTCAGGTCTGGATTCGAAAAGGAGCGGCCGATGGCGACGTCAAGACCCGGGTGGCCAAGGCAGGGCAGAATTTCTATGATCCCTTTACGGGCTATCCCATGCTGATCAATCCGGCCAACAATCGTCTGTACAGCGTGGGGGCCAACGGCAAAGACGACGACGCCGACCCTCAGAAGGACGTCAGTGTCCGCCTCCCGGCCGTGGGCGCATCTCCCAGTCTCAACGCCGGATCGGCGCCCACGACCTCGTCAAGATAG
- a CDS encoding thermonuclease family protein, producing MTILGTGFNRLTLGLGFLTVMIPGVVYAAEFRADVFRVIDGDTLEVRHHGRSERIRVEGIDCPELKQPYGKEAKRAVMALVIGSPVTLKTYGRSHDGALRADVFLQNGRRLSQILLEEGLAWKVATTDSSGGDGEGEARYAKRGLWADPNPTPPWKFRAAQVRKRR from the coding sequence ATGACGATCTTGGGAACGGGTTTCAATCGCCTGACATTGGGGCTGGGGTTTCTGACCGTTATGATACCCGGCGTGGTGTACGCGGCGGAATTCCGCGCGGACGTGTTCCGGGTGATCGACGGGGACACCCTCGAAGTCCGTCATCATGGGCGGTCGGAGCGAATCCGTGTCGAGGGGATTGATTGTCCCGAACTCAAGCAACCATACGGGAAAGAGGCCAAACGGGCTGTAATGGCGCTGGTAATCGGATCGCCGGTGACCCTTAAAACCTATGGACGAAGCCATGACGGCGCGCTCCGTGCCGATGTGTTCCTGCAGAACGGGCGGCGACTCAGCCAGATCCTGCTTGAAGAAGGTCTCGCCTGGAAGGTCGCGACTACGGATTCATCCGGTGGCGATGGAGAGGGGGAGGCCCGTTATGCCAAGCGAGGCCTGTGGGCCGATCCCAATCCGACTCCTCCCTGGAAATTTCGGGCCGCTCAGGTTCGAAAGCGCCGCTGA
- a CDS encoding efflux RND transporter periplasmic adaptor subunit — protein MTPETEAKAALRIAPATTGDFRIFREFPATIQADANRLAEITTLVRGRADEVLVDFGQDVEAGALLATLQSGELGLSQAGFLRAHAKLTVAERAFQRAKALLEEKVIGQAEYQRREGELLTARSEMREAHDRLRLLGMAEPEIARLRRDETIRSTVFIRAPFAGRIIARNIVRGEVVEMTDQLFTIADLSDVWVIAHIPEKDIAFVQADQKVEVEVTAYPGESFEGRIGYISDVLDPATRTIRLRVVVANPHKRLRPEMFAKVRLWTKPEPGVLTIPATAVVHDRGENIVFVQVEDHAFERRPVALGEETNGQVKVLAGLRAGDPVVVDGAFRLKSELAARQHPMAIQ, from the coding sequence TTGACGCCCGAAACCGAAGCCAAGGCCGCGCTGCGAATCGCGCCGGCCACCACTGGCGACTTTCGCATCTTCCGCGAATTTCCTGCGACGATCCAGGCCGATGCCAACCGGTTGGCGGAGATCACGACCCTGGTGCGCGGCAGGGCCGATGAGGTTCTCGTCGACTTCGGCCAGGACGTCGAGGCCGGGGCACTGCTGGCCACTTTGCAAAGCGGCGAGTTGGGACTGTCCCAGGCAGGCTTCCTTCGAGCCCATGCCAAGTTGACGGTGGCCGAGCGCGCCTTTCAACGCGCCAAGGCGTTGCTGGAGGAGAAGGTAATCGGGCAGGCCGAGTATCAGCGGCGCGAAGGAGAGTTGCTGACCGCCCGATCGGAAATGCGGGAGGCCCACGACCGGCTGCGGCTCCTGGGCATGGCGGAACCTGAAATCGCCCGCCTGCGTCGCGATGAAACCATCCGTTCGACCGTCTTCATCCGCGCGCCGTTCGCCGGGCGGATCATCGCGCGGAACATCGTCCGCGGCGAAGTCGTCGAGATGACCGACCAGCTTTTTACGATTGCCGACCTCTCCGATGTCTGGGTGATCGCCCATATCCCGGAGAAGGACATCGCCTTCGTGCAAGCGGACCAGAAGGTCGAGGTGGAGGTCACGGCCTACCCCGGTGAATCGTTCGAAGGGCGCATCGGCTATATCAGCGACGTGCTGGACCCGGCCACGCGCACCATTCGGCTCCGGGTGGTAGTCGCGAACCCACACAAGCGACTCAGGCCGGAAATGTTCGCCAAAGTCCGGCTCTGGACGAAGCCGGAGCCGGGCGTCCTTACGATCCCGGCCACCGCCGTCGTGCACGACCGCGGGGAGAACATCGTCTTTGTCCAGGTCGAGGACCATGCCTTCGAGCGGCGTCCGGTCGCCCTCGGGGAAGAAACCAATGGACAGGTGAAGGTGCTCGCCGGGCTGCGCGCGGGAGACCCGGTCGTGGTGGACGGCGCCTTTCGCCTCAAATCGGAATTGGCGGCCCGCCAACATCCCATGGCTATACAGTGA
- a CDS encoding efflux RND transporter permease subunit: MIAAILTFSLRQRLLIIGLACFLAVLGLHAFQKIPIDAFPDVTTVQVQVAVQVPGQSPADVERFVTIPIEIQLTGLPGLVEIRSMSKFGLAQLTVVFRDDIDVYFARQVVLERLIEVKGRLPAGIEPIMVPVTTGLGEVYQYYLDGPAPGGRPEARAEQLMAMRTVQDWVIRPLLKGQPGVIEINSLGGFVKQYQVIVDPDRLRKYNLALEDIFEAVARNNQNTGGNILERHEEKFIVRGIGLIRTLADLETIVVKEAHGTPVLVRDIADVQIGHAVRHGAALVNGQEVVAGIVLMLRGSNARDVVTAVKEKVDEIHQKGLLPDGIRIIPFYDRIDLITAALRTVYDALIEGIGLLLLMSIPFLGNFRAAFIVTCILFLTPLVSFIVMDRVGLSANLMTLGGMAIAIGEIADGSIVVVENAHRYLTERTVSVRDRLVIVFEAAQEVARPIAFSILILLVVFLPLLTLHGMEGKMFQPLAYTMVIALLVSLVLSLTLTPVLCSLILKSGFQEDMAVLRWLKARYLPVLRWALSRRTQVLTIALTLFLVTLGLVPFLGREFVPILFEGALTPQIIRHPSVSLPHSIELERQVHEALLTFPEVQSIVSKIGRSEIATTPEEPNESDPVVSLAPQSAWTSAATKDGLVELMRRRLADIPGIAILMSQPIQERVDELISGIRTEVAVKIFGEDLSLLKDKAEQVVAILKTIDGVKDVKMEQLFGQSYLTVSIDRSKIARHGINVADVQALIATAVGGMPATQVYEGERRFDLVLRFPPGARSTPAAIGNILVRDPTGVPIPLSDLAAIEMKEGPALISREDLRRRIAIGFNIMDRDVASVVAEAQRKIAADVDLPNGYRVTWGGAFENMQRAMDRLLIVVPVTIALIFLLLFSSLTSLRYAALIILNVPLALIGGVLALWVTGEYISVPASLGFIDLFGVAVGNGIVLLSHIHELRQQGLPHEEAVTTGCLHRLRPVIMTALTTLLGLLPLAFAQGIGAEVQRPLAVVVIGGVLSSTLLTLIVLPALFRWFEEPGLSATPAVPPSPERTRPETSEEITASSR; the protein is encoded by the coding sequence GTGATCGCCGCGATCCTCACATTTTCGCTTCGTCAGCGCCTGCTGATCATCGGGCTCGCCTGTTTTCTCGCGGTCTTGGGGCTCCACGCGTTTCAAAAAATCCCAATCGATGCCTTCCCCGATGTGACCACCGTGCAGGTGCAGGTGGCCGTGCAGGTCCCGGGACAATCGCCCGCGGACGTCGAGCGGTTCGTCACCATCCCGATCGAAATCCAGCTCACCGGACTCCCGGGCCTCGTGGAGATCCGCTCGATGTCCAAGTTCGGACTGGCCCAACTGACAGTGGTTTTCCGAGACGACATCGACGTCTATTTCGCCCGCCAGGTGGTCTTGGAGCGTTTGATCGAGGTGAAGGGCCGGCTCCCGGCCGGCATCGAACCGATCATGGTGCCCGTCACCACAGGGCTCGGCGAAGTCTACCAGTACTATCTCGACGGCCCCGCCCCCGGCGGCCGTCCCGAGGCGCGCGCGGAACAACTGATGGCGATGCGGACGGTGCAGGACTGGGTGATCCGTCCCCTGCTCAAGGGCCAGCCCGGCGTGATCGAGATCAATTCCCTCGGCGGGTTCGTGAAACAATACCAGGTGATCGTAGACCCCGATCGGCTCAGAAAATACAACCTTGCCTTGGAGGACATTTTCGAGGCCGTCGCCAGGAACAACCAGAACACGGGTGGCAACATCCTGGAACGGCACGAGGAGAAGTTCATCGTGCGGGGCATCGGGCTGATCCGCACGCTCGCGGACCTCGAGACGATCGTCGTCAAGGAAGCACACGGGACCCCCGTGCTGGTCCGCGACATTGCGGACGTGCAGATCGGGCATGCGGTCCGGCACGGCGCCGCGCTCGTCAACGGCCAGGAGGTGGTCGCCGGCATCGTCCTCATGTTGCGGGGATCCAACGCTCGCGACGTGGTCACCGCCGTCAAGGAGAAGGTGGACGAGATCCACCAGAAAGGCTTGCTCCCGGACGGTATTCGGATCATCCCGTTTTACGATCGGATCGACCTGATCACCGCAGCTCTTCGAACCGTCTATGATGCGCTCATAGAAGGCATCGGGCTCCTCCTGCTCATGTCGATCCCGTTTCTCGGCAACTTCCGAGCCGCCTTCATCGTGACCTGCATTCTCTTTCTCACCCCGCTCGTCAGCTTCATCGTGATGGATCGGGTCGGCTTGAGCGCCAATCTCATGACGCTGGGCGGGATGGCCATCGCCATCGGAGAAATCGCGGACGGCTCCATCGTCGTGGTCGAAAACGCACACCGGTACCTGACCGAACGAACCGTGTCAGTGCGAGATCGCCTGGTTATCGTCTTCGAGGCGGCCCAGGAAGTCGCGCGTCCCATCGCCTTCAGCATCCTCATCTTGCTCGTCGTGTTCCTGCCGCTCCTGACCCTCCACGGCATGGAGGGCAAGATGTTCCAGCCGCTGGCCTATACAATGGTCATCGCGCTGCTCGTCTCGCTGGTCTTGTCACTGACTCTGACCCCAGTCCTCTGCTCGCTGATCCTCAAGAGCGGCTTTCAGGAGGACATGGCCGTGCTTCGATGGCTCAAAGCCCGCTACTTGCCCGTCTTGCGGTGGGCGTTGTCGCGGCGGACGCAGGTTTTGACCATCGCCCTGACGCTCTTTCTCGTCACGCTGGGCTTGGTCCCTTTTCTCGGACGGGAGTTTGTCCCCATCCTCTTCGAGGGCGCGCTGACCCCGCAGATCATCCGGCACCCCAGCGTTTCCCTCCCCCACTCCATCGAGCTCGAACGGCAGGTTCATGAGGCGCTCCTCACATTCCCCGAGGTCCAGAGCATCGTGAGCAAGATCGGACGGTCAGAGATCGCCACCACCCCCGAAGAGCCGAACGAAAGCGATCCGGTGGTCAGTTTGGCGCCACAGTCCGCCTGGACCTCGGCCGCCACCAAGGATGGACTGGTCGAGCTCATGCGCCGGCGGCTGGCTGACATTCCCGGCATCGCCATCCTGATGAGCCAGCCGATTCAGGAGCGTGTGGACGAGCTGATCTCCGGCATCCGGACGGAGGTCGCCGTCAAGATCTTCGGCGAGGACCTCTCTCTGCTGAAGGACAAGGCCGAACAGGTCGTCGCGATCCTGAAGACGATCGACGGGGTCAAGGACGTGAAAATGGAGCAACTGTTCGGTCAATCGTACCTCACGGTCTCCATCGACCGATCGAAGATCGCCCGGCATGGCATCAACGTCGCCGACGTGCAGGCGCTCATCGCGACGGCCGTCGGCGGCATGCCGGCCACGCAGGTCTATGAGGGGGAGCGGCGATTCGATCTGGTCCTGCGGTTTCCTCCCGGAGCCCGATCGACCCCGGCGGCCATCGGCAACATTCTGGTGCGGGACCCGACAGGAGTCCCAATCCCGTTGAGCGACCTGGCGGCGATTGAAATGAAGGAAGGTCCGGCGCTCATCAGCCGGGAGGACCTGCGGCGCCGGATTGCGATCGGGTTCAACATCATGGATCGCGACGTCGCAAGCGTCGTCGCGGAGGCGCAGCGGAAGATCGCCGCGGACGTCGATCTCCCGAACGGGTATCGGGTCACCTGGGGCGGGGCCTTTGAAAACATGCAACGCGCCATGGACCGCCTGCTGATCGTCGTGCCCGTCACGATCGCGCTGATCTTTCTCCTGCTCTTCTCGTCGCTCACGTCGCTCCGTTACGCCGCGCTGATCATCCTGAACGTCCCGCTCGCGTTGATCGGCGGAGTCCTCGCCCTGTGGGTGACGGGCGAATATATCAGCGTGCCGGCTTCGTTGGGTTTCATCGACCTCTTCGGCGTGGCGGTGGGCAACGGGATCGTGCTCCTCTCCCACATCCATGAACTCCGGCAGCAGGGGCTGCCCCACGAAGAAGCCGTGACCACCGGCTGTCTGCACCGGCTCCGGCCCGTGATCATGACCGCGCTGACGACGCTCTTGGGCCTGCTCCCGCTGGCCTTTGCGCAAGGCATCGGGGCGGAAGTGCAGCGGCCGCTGGCCGTCGTGGTGATCGGCGGCGTGCTCAGCTCGACGCTCCTCACCCTGATCGTGCTTCCGGCCCTGTTCCGCTGGTTTGAGGAGCCGGGCTTGAGCGCAACGCCCGCCGTCCCTCCTTCTCCCGAGCGCACTCGACCCGAAACCAGCGAAGAGATCACCGCTTCCTCGCGCTAG
- a CDS encoding HAD-IIB family hydrolase, which yields MSPSTDPSPPVVIFTDLDGCLLDGITYSWEPAREALAVLRARRIPLVLVSSKTRAELEAIRSQLQLDHPFVSENGGAVFSPDGYFSTSPEEAVRRDDYEVIELGAPYPALRQALRELEQAVGVRLRGFGDMSVEEIAERTGLTEADVHLARQREYDEPFLIEGPASLVTELQREARDRGLTVTHGGRFHHLMGDSDKGRACLHLIERYRRQWQGTAQGIMSVALGDSVNDLPMLRVVDHPVLIPRPDGSYDPGIQLSNLIRAKGIGPVGWDHAVLSLVERDQSGLAPASAPKKRRRR from the coding sequence ATGAGCCCCTCGACCGATCCTTCGCCTCCTGTCGTCATCTTCACCGACCTGGACGGGTGCCTGCTCGACGGGATCACCTACTCGTGGGAACCGGCCCGCGAGGCCCTTGCAGTGCTGCGGGCGCGCCGGATCCCCCTGGTGCTGGTCTCCAGCAAGACCAGGGCCGAACTGGAAGCCATTCGGTCGCAGTTGCAGCTCGACCATCCGTTCGTGAGCGAAAACGGCGGAGCCGTCTTTTCCCCGGATGGCTACTTCTCGACCTCTCCCGAGGAGGCCGTCCGTCGCGACGACTACGAAGTCATCGAATTGGGGGCTCCGTACCCCGCATTGCGCCAAGCCCTGCGCGAATTGGAACAGGCAGTCGGCGTACGGCTCAGGGGGTTCGGCGACATGTCGGTGGAAGAAATCGCCGAGCGGACGGGACTCACTGAAGCGGATGTGCATCTCGCCCGGCAGCGGGAATACGACGAACCGTTCCTGATCGAAGGACCGGCCAGTTTGGTGACGGAACTCCAGCGGGAAGCCCGGGATCGCGGCTTGACAGTGACGCATGGAGGCCGGTTCCATCACCTGATGGGGGACAGCGACAAAGGGCGCGCATGCCTGCATTTGATCGAACGATACCGCCGTCAATGGCAGGGAACGGCACAGGGGATCATGTCGGTCGCGCTGGGCGACAGCGTGAACGACCTGCCGATGTTGCGGGTCGTCGATCATCCGGTGCTGATCCCGCGGCCGGACGGTTCCTATGATCCCGGCATTCAACTGTCGAACCTCATCCGCGCCAAAGGCATCGGGCCGGTCGGCTGGGATCATGCCGTGCTTTCCCTTGTCGAGCGGGACCAATCCGGTCTTGCACCAGCCTCCGCCCCCAAGAAGCGCCGCCGCCGCTGA